One window of the Methylovirgula sp. HY1 genome contains the following:
- a CDS encoding DUF1778 domain-containing protein: MANVASKSARGRTRAQRLETRVTAEQKTLIEHAAALQGRTVTDFVLTSVQDAARRAIEEHQQIELSVRDSQAFVDALLNPKPVNDRLRDTVRRYREATGV, from the coding sequence ATGGCAAATGTAGCCTCGAAATCGGCCCGCGGCCGCACCCGCGCGCAGCGTCTTGAGACGCGGGTGACGGCGGAGCAAAAGACGCTTATCGAACATGCTGCCGCCCTCCAGGGACGGACGGTCACAGACTTCGTGCTGACCAGCGTCCAGGATGCTGCGCGGCGGGCGATCGAGGAACACCAGCAGATCGAATTGTCGGTGCGCGACAGTCAGGCGTTTGTCGATGCACTGCTGAACCCGAAGCCCGTCAACGACCGCCTGCGCGACACGGTGCGCCGGTATCGCGAAGCCACAGGCGTGTAG
- a CDS encoding GNAT family N-acetyltransferase, with protein sequence MAGAPEEPLRVEALGPHHDRNSFVSGVEPLDRYFRSQAGQDARKNMAAPFVLVLPDGAIGGYYTLSATGVKLTEFPADITRKLPRYPLVPATLLGRLAVDQNYQGRGYGRFLLADALFRAVSSEIASFAIIVDAKDEAARRFYERESFSPLPDQPLKLFRPTADLVKLFKREG encoded by the coding sequence GTGGCGGGTGCTCCTGAGGAACCGCTTCGAGTCGAAGCGCTCGGTCCGCATCACGATCGCAACTCATTCGTCAGCGGCGTCGAACCACTTGATCGTTACTTCCGGAGCCAAGCCGGCCAGGACGCCCGCAAGAACATGGCGGCGCCGTTCGTGCTTGTGCTGCCGGACGGCGCTATCGGCGGCTACTACACGCTTTCGGCGACGGGCGTGAAACTCACCGAGTTTCCTGCCGATATCACGCGCAAACTTCCAAGGTATCCGCTCGTTCCAGCGACGCTCCTGGGCCGTCTTGCTGTCGACCAAAACTATCAAGGACGAGGCTACGGCCGCTTCCTGCTCGCCGACGCTCTGTTTCGCGCAGTCAGTAGTGAGATCGCATCGTTTGCCATTATCGTCGACGCAAAGGATGAGGCGGCGCGCCGATTCTATGAGCGCGAGAGCTTCTCGCCTCTTCCGGACCAGCCACTCAAGTTGTTCCGGCCGACAGCGGATTTGGTGAAGCTCTTCAAAAGGGAAGGCTAG